One Triticum dicoccoides isolate Atlit2015 ecotype Zavitan chromosome 5B, WEW_v2.0, whole genome shotgun sequence genomic window carries:
- the LOC119306480 gene encoding histone H2A-like, whose translation MDASATGAVSKAKKYVVGRKLGGGPRKKAVARSVKAGLQFPVGRIGRFLKKGRYAQRVGMGAPVYLASVLEYLAAELLELAGNAAKDNKKARIIPRHLLLAIRNDQELGKLLAGVTIAHGGVLPNINPVLLPKKTAETEPKSPNKAAKSPKKA comes from the coding sequence ATGGACGCCTCGGCCACCGGCGCCGTCTCCAAGGCGAAGAAGTACGTGGTGGGGCGCAAGCTTGGCGGCGGCCCCAGGAAGAAGGCGGTGGCGCGCTCCGTCAAGGCCGGGCTGCAGTTCCCCGTCGGCCGCATCGGCCGCTTCCTCAAGAAGGGCCGCTACGCGCAGCGCGTCGGCATGGGCGCCCCCGTCTACCTCGCCTCCGTCCTCGAGTACCTCGCCGCCGAGCTGCTCGAGCTGGCCGGGAACGCCGCCAAGGACAACAAGAAGGCCCGCATCATCCCGCGCCACCTGCTGCTCGCCATCCGGAACGACCAGGAGCTCGGCAAGCTGCTCGCCGGCGTCACCATCGCGCACGGCGGCGTGCTGCCCAACATCAACCCCGTGCTGCTCCCCAAGAAGACGGCCGAGACGGAGCCCAAGTCGCCCAACAAGGCCGCCAAGTCCCCCAAGAAGGCTTAG
- the LOC119312284 gene encoding heterogeneous nuclear ribonucleoprotein 1-like: MSPAVSRLHINGRLYVDGMAPGTGDADLRRHFGRYGDVADICIPTHRLTGQPRCCAFVQFSSPRDAGCALADPHHVINGREVYVARARPRHLEESSVPRVQPNNSMTPAMSRLHINGRLYLDDMAPGTSDADLRRHFGRYGDVADIFIPTYSLTGQPRCCAFVQFSSPDDAGRALADPHHVINGREVYIGRAEPRHLEESSVCQYKPLCKRQIRDGQWRGYRVGDIGKTSFGPIVYDSIITYISEDGVDCWCLPVTMHTESKSTGYGPRKH, from the exons ATGTCACCGGCAGTGAGCAGGCTGCATATAAACGGGAGGCTGTACGTAGATGGCATGGCACCAGGCACCGGCGACGCGGACCTCCGCCGCCACTTCGGTCGCTACGGGGACGTGGCCGACATCTGCATTCCCACGCACCGCCTCACTGGCCAACCCCGTTGCTGCGCCTTTGTCCAGTTCTCTAGTCCTCGTGACGCTGGGTGCGCCCTCGCCGACCCACACCATGTCATCAACGGCCGGGAG GTGTACGTTGCAAGGGCACGGCCAAGACATTTAGAAGAATCGAGTGTGCCCCG TGTCCAACCAAACAACAGCATGACACCAGCGATGAGCAGGCTGCATATAAACGGGAGGCTGTACTTAGATGACATGGCACCAGGCACCAGTGACGCGGACCTCCGCCGCCACTTCGGTCGCTATGGGGACGTGGCTGACATCTTCATTCCCACGTACAGCCTCACGGGCCAGCCCCGCTGCTGCGCCTTTGTCCAGTTCTCTAGCCCCGATGATGCTGGCCGCGCCCTCGCTGACCCACACCATGTCATCAACGGCCGGGAG GTGTACATTGGAAGGGCAGAACCAAGACATTTAGAAGAATCGAGTGTGTGCCAGTACAAGCCTCTCTGCAAGCGGCAAATCCGGGATGGTCAATGGCGTGGATATCGGGTTGGCGACATCGGCAAGACATCCTTCGGTCCGATCGTGTATGACTCCATCATAACATATATCTCGGAGGATGGTGTTGACTGTTGGTGCCTGCCAGTAACAATGCACACTGAGAGCAAGTCTACCGGGTACGGGCCAAGAAAACATTGA
- the LOC119310367 gene encoding uncharacterized protein LOC119310367, which produces MVCAQLRRAFLSPSSIVIPPYASISPAPTVRSRQSREEEEGRRCFQVLVERQVAAARWGTSARRPGPTSSSAWRWPQWRSSSPLATSYHPSDLHVHAQIGHAAAPAAYAGETQQQHCAATEAEALDLHKTALMLVLSGLAQAMIAAAADLALAWDGGILGRLFAVVAPLVGAMNVYSICYVVHGVAVVAGGHCAAGYLYLPDFGSYLAIAVLLIVSLVVTLCG; this is translated from the exons ATGGTATGCGCGCAACTTCGCCGTGCTTTCCTCTCACCATCGTCGATCGTCATCCCTCCCTACGCGTCTATATCGCCGGCTCCCACAGTGCGATCCCGTCAGTCGagagaagaggaagagggacgaagaTGCTTCCAGGTGCTGGTGGAGCggcaggtggcggcggcgcgcTGGGGCACATCCGCGCGGCGGCCGGGGCCAACTTCTTCCTCGGCTTGGCGTTGGCCGCAATGGCGCTCGTCGTCGCCACTCGCCACCAGCTACCACCCCAGCGACCTCCACGTCCACGCCCAG ATCGGTCACGCGGCGGCGCCGGCCGCGTACGCCGGGGAAACCCAGCAGCAGCACTGCGCGGCCACGGAGGCGGAGGCGCTGGACCTGCACAAGACGGCGCTGATGCTGGTGCTCTCGGGGCTGGCTCAGGCAATGATTGCCGCGGCGGCCGACTTGGCCCTGGCGTGGGACGGTGGCATTCTGGGCCGGCTCTTCGCCGTCGTGGCGCCCCTCGTCGGCGCCATGAACGTCTATTCCATCTGCTATGTCGTCCACGGGGTGGCAGTCGTCGCCGGCGGGCACTGCGCCGCTGGGTACCTGTACCTCCCCGACTTCGGCTCCTACTTGGCCATCGCCGTTCTGCTCATCGTCAGCCTCGTCGTCACCCTTTGCGGGTAG
- the LOC119306481 gene encoding probable histone H2A.5: MDASATGAVSKVKKYVVGRKLGGGPRKQAVARSVKAGLQFPVGRIGRFLKKGRYAQRVGMGAPVYLASVLEYLAAELLELAGNAAKDNKKSRIIPRHLLLAIRNDQELGKLLAGVTIAHGGVLPNINPVLLPKKTAEKETKKAAKSPKKA, from the coding sequence ATGGACGCCTCAGCCACCGGCGCCGTCTCCAAGGTGAAGAAGTACGTGGTGGGGCGCAAGCTTGGCGGCGGCCCCAGGAAGCAGGCGGTGGCGCGGTCCGTCAAGGCCGGGCTGCAGTTCCCCGTCGGCCGCATCGGCCGCTTCCTCAAGAAGGGCCGCTACGCGCAGCGCGTCGGCATGGGCGCCCCCGTCTACCTCGCCTCCGTCCTCGAGTACCTCGCCGCCGAGCTGCTCGAGCTCGCCGGCAACGCCGCCAAGGACAACAAGAAGTCCCGCATCATCCCGCGCCACCTGCTGCTCGCCATCCGGAACGACCAGGAGCTCGGCAAGCTGCTCGCCGGCGTCACCATCGCGCACGGCGGTGTGCTTCCCAACATCAACCCCGTGCTGCTCCCCAAGAAGACGGCCGAGAAGGAGACCAAGAAGGCCGCCAAGTCCCCCAAGAAGGCTTAG